TTTTTATATTTTCGGCATTTAGCGTCATCAATTCTGAGTCCTAACAAACAAAATAGGGGACGCCTGTCCCCCTCTTCAACCAATTAATTGTACAAATGTACGAAAAATTTACGTTTAAAACAACCAGACTGGTTTTTTCATTTGATATTTTGCTGATAATTGCTTTAATAATAAGCCTTTGAGCAATAAACTTACTGCAAAATAATACTTAAGTTATTTATTAGTTATCTTTTAACAGCGATTATCGGCATATTTAGAAGCTGATTTTATTAATACGGGTATTACCGACATTAAGGCTTAATTTGTAAGTTTGTTCTTGTATATTCAGGAGAGCGTGCGTAAAAAATTTTCGGTTACAGTTTATTATCTTGTTGTAATATGGTTACTGCTGGCAATTGTAACAATGCGCATTCCATCTTACTATTTCTGGCCGAGTGGTTTTTTTCTGTTTACCATGCCCATTCCGTTGGTGCTTAATTTTTTTTTCTTGCTTGGCTGGGCCTGGAACCGATCGTGGCTGGTTATAATACCAGTGCTGGTGTTGGTATTTACCTGGACGTACTACGAACGCGGATTAAGCCTGGGTTTTGGTGGAAACTCTTCGGAGGCAACAGCCGGTAATTTGCCCACAGAAGTAAAACTGGATGTATTAAGCTACAACGTCCGGATATTTAATACCTATGCCCACCTGCGCGATAAAGAGTACACCAACTCCCGCAACATGATTAAATGGGTAGCCGAAAACCCAGCCGATGTGTTTTGTTTGCAGGAATTTTACAACGAGCCGCATTCTTCTGTTTACAACTCCGTTCAGAAAATAGTTAAAAAATACGGCAAACATTATTTTATATCCAACACCTTAATCAACCGGGCCAACGGCCAGTTTGGTATGGCTATTATTTCCAAATATCCTATTCTGAATAAGGGCACCATTAAGTTCGAAAAGCTCACGCAGAACCACGCCATGTTCGCCGATTTAAAAATTAAAAATGATACGGTGCGGGTTTATAATTTTCATCTGCAATCTATGAGCATTGAGGAGCAGGATATTATTAAAACCTACCAGGAACAAGACCTTTTCGGGAAAGACTTACGCAATATAGTGCGGCGGTTAAAAAACGGTTTTATCAAACGCAGTTACCAGGTAAATACGTTGTACGACCACTTAAAAGAATCGCCGTACCCGGTAATTGTGTGCGGCGATTTAAACGATGTGCCTTACAGTTATACCTATCAAAAGCTTAACCGCAAATTAAACAATGCCCATACGGCAGCCGGTTGGGGCATTGGGAGCACCTACAATGGCATTTTACCGCTCCTGCGCATCGATAATCAATTTTTTAGTCCCGATTTAGAAGTAAGTAATTTTACCGTGCACCGCGATGTAACCTTCTCCGATCATTTTCCGCTAACAGCTACTTATAAAATTAAAAATTAGAAATTATGAATTAGAAATTACATTATTTCAAATACAACGATAAAACATCTTTGCTCAAATTATTAATAGCATAATGGATAATGAAAAGCTGTTTTGATTAAGTACTGCATGAATAGAAGTAATTTTTAAACTTCCAGTTCATTTCTAATTTTTAATTTCTAATTCATAATTCTTAAAAATACTACCTTTGCGCCCATGCAACCGTTAGCTCTTTATAATACCCTTACCCGCAAAAAAGAAATATTTGAACCTTTGCACGCTCCTTTCGTGGGCATGTATGTGTGCGGA
The sequence above is a segment of the Adhaeribacter swui genome. Coding sequences within it:
- a CDS encoding endonuclease/exonuclease/phosphatase family protein: MRIPSYYFWPSGFFLFTMPIPLVLNFFFLLGWAWNRSWLVIIPVLVLVFTWTYYERGLSLGFGGNSSEATAGNLPTEVKLDVLSYNVRIFNTYAHLRDKEYTNSRNMIKWVAENPADVFCLQEFYNEPHSSVYNSVQKIVKKYGKHYFISNTLINRANGQFGMAIISKYPILNKGTIKFEKLTQNHAMFADLKIKNDTVRVYNFHLQSMSIEEQDIIKTYQEQDLFGKDLRNIVRRLKNGFIKRSYQVNTLYDHLKESPYPVIVCGDLNDVPYSYTYQKLNRKLNNAHTAAGWGIGSTYNGILPLLRIDNQFFSPDLEVSNFTVHRDVTFSDHFPLTATYKIKN